A single region of the Amphiprion ocellaris isolate individual 3 ecotype Okinawa chromosome 4, ASM2253959v1, whole genome shotgun sequence genome encodes:
- the myom2a gene encoding myomesin-2 isoform X3, with the protein MAEPAYTIPAFRQRTAEDTTTEEYQRVSTNVGKGLAVIQEELHRMRLATKAQVDSLAIQKEVKDMMAKRTDLLEEIPKMPDFLVALRPHTVWEKTPVKLFCTVQGNPRPIVKWYKGGVPVDPLSAPGKYKIESKYGVHSLIISRCVVSDTAEYSAVATNQHGTATSTAKVTVKRPAGSAESCQLGLVPHLTEIHPSKLEVTLLDRFPVSFGVEGGSISLVCTMVVVPDLPNVPPLAQWYRDDKMLKPGKLAEMSVCGGAARLTLPHLAKDDEGLYTLRIFTKDGTAEHSAYLFVSDAAPSAAGAPGAPMSVKAYDINSDYVLVAWKPPNTVNEAPITGYFVDRCEAGADTWVQCNDAPVKVCKYPVHGLSVGRSYHFRVRAVNSAGISRPSRKSDKVTALDPAESERLQVIKIQGKYDIVIKDDDLEGYVTIPGEPTDVHASEIFRSYVVLSWRPPSPRGRAPLWYVIEKCLAGTGAWQRINTAVKLHSPRYPVFDLQDGQKYQFRVYSVNMYGSSEASVPSEPIQKVDEDGAPSAPGQVVATRNTKSSVFVQWEAPKHLKNLMGYYIDGRVVGSKEWFPCNHKPFKHTRFVVHGLIPGETYTFRVQAVNIFGLSEESQESSPIAVESALATPSAPYGITMLSCDGSSMTVAWKSPKHCGGSKVNAYYIDKRDADTLVWKEVNLAAITERVCTVDNLTEGVFYELKVQAGNMAGVGVPSAPSAPMKCEAWTMDEPGPAYDLSFSEIRSHSLVIQWKAPVYTGASAVSGYFVDMTKKGSSEFVTLNQEAVSHRYLQVTGLEEGETYVFRVRSVNANGVGKPSQLSEPVCAKALPGTTEIVAGVDEETGDIFLSLEACEICETSKFVWSKNYKPIGDCPRVSVTAKGRTSRLTFTNPDKDDLGRYSVVVTDTDGVSSSHTLTEDALNTMLELSYAIRHPIVPLKHGLNYEILEKGHVRFWLQAVKLSPSVSYRFIVNDKEVTSGEGHKISHDVASGVIQMTVDHFTRASEGTYTVQIHDGKAKTQSSLVLVGDVFKAALKEAEFQRKEHIRKQGPHFSEYLYFTVTDDCTVMLACKVANVKKETVFHWYKEDDEIVPESPPNVMSGACALPIPLFSRKDQGVYKATLSDDRGKDTSVFDISGQVFDDIINAIAQIAGASASDLVLQCTPEGIRLQCYMNYYTEEMKTVWKHKESKIASSEKMRIGGTAEMAWMQICDPSDKEKGHYSIEISDGVKTHTRTFDLSGQAYTDAYEEYLRLKAAAFAEKNRGRVVGGLPDVVTIMEEKSLSLTCTVWGEPTPEVTWFKNEQEVASTEHTKITFDGGKFASLVINKVTPEDSGKYSINVRNKYGGEFVEITVSVYRRGEQIPEPKMGHPKMATPAATPVATPVPPKSPAPPSKTPTPTPSKSQTPAPSMKSAASTPASTPVPKSPTPKSPTPTPPRSVKSPTPPRFMKSPTPPRK; encoded by the exons gtatAAAGGAGGAGTGCCAGTTGACCCACTGAGCGCCCCAGGAAAGTACAAGATTGAGAGCAAGTATGGAGTCCACAGTTTGATCATTAGCAG GTGTGTTGTGAGTGATACCGCTGAGTACAGTGCTGTGGCAACCAACCAGCATGGCACGGCTACCAGCACGGCTAAAGTTACTGTGAAGA GACCAGCAGGATCTGCAGAGTCCTGCCAGCTTGGTCTAG TGCCCCATCTGACTGAGATCCATCCCAGTAAGCTTGAGGTCACTCTGCTCGATAGGTTCCCCGTTAGTTTTGGTGTGGAGGGGGGATCCATCAGTCTGGTCTGTACCATGGTGGTCGTCCCCGACCTGCCCAATGTGCCGCCCCTCGCCCAGTGGTACAGAGATG ATAAAATGCTGAAACCCGGTAAGCTGGCAGAGATGTCAGTGTGTGGAGGAGCAGCCCGTCTGACGCTGCCTCACCTGGCCAAGGATGATGAGGGCCTCTACACCCTTCGTATCTTTACCAAGGATGGCACCGCTGAGCATAGCGCCTACCTGTTTGTCTCAG ATGCCGCTCCCTCTGCAGCCGGAGCCCCTGGTGCACCAATGAGCGTAAAGGCATATGACATCAATTCGGACTACGTCCTGGTTGCCTGGAAACCCCCGAACACTGTCAACGAGGCGCCAATCACTGGATACTTTGTGGACCG ATGTGAAGCTGGCGCCGACACCTGGGTCCAGTGCAACGACGCCCCGGTGAAGGTTTGTAAATACCCGGTGCACGGCCTGAGTGTGGGCCGTTCCTACCACTTCCGGGTCAGAGCCGTGAACAGCGCCGGCATCAGCAGACCATCACGCAAATCAGACAAAGTGACAGCCCTCGATCCAGCCGAGAGCGAGAGACTGCAAG TGATAAAAATCCAAGGAAAATACGATATAGTGATCAAAGATGATGACCTGGAAG GCTACGTAACTATCCCGGGTGAGCCTACAGACGTGCATGCATCCGAGATTTTCAGATCATACGTTGTGCTGAGCTGGAGGCCTCCCAGCCCTCGCGGACGAGCTCCGCTGTGGTACGTCATTGAGAAG TGCTTAGCAGGCACTGGAGCATGGCAGCGGATCAACACGGCAGTCAAACTGCACTCGCCTCGTTACCCAGTTTTTGATTTGCAAGACGGGCAAAAGTACCAATTCCGAGTGTATTCGGTCAACATGTACGGCTCCAGCGAGGCATCCGTGCCCTCCGAGCCCATCCAAAAGGTTGATGAAGATG GCGCCCCCTCTGCTCCTGGTCAGGTTGTTGCTACCAGGAACACCAAGTCATCAGTGTTTGTGCAGTGGGAAGCTCCCAAACATCTGAAGAACCTCATGGGATATTACATTGATGGCCGTGTTGTCGGATCGAAGGAGTGGTTCCCATGCAATCATAAACCTTTCAAACACACCAG GTTTGTGGTCCACGGCCTGATCCCAGGAGAGACCTACACGTTCCGCGTCCAAGCTGTCAACATCTTCGGCCTCAGTGAGGAGTCTCAGGAGTCCTCTCCCATCGCTGTGGAGTCGGCCCTCG CAACTCCCAGCGCTCCCTATGGCATCACCATGTTGAGCTGTGACGGCTCCTCCATGACTGTGGCCTGGAAGAGTCCCAAACACTGCGGCGGCTCCAAGGTCAACGCTTACTACATCGACAAGCGTGACGCTGACACTTTGGTCTGGAAGGAGGTCAACCTGGCCGCCATCACCGAAAGAGTCTGCACT GTGGACAATCTGACAGAGGGCGTCTTTTACGAGTTGAAAGTTCAGGCTGGTAACATGGCTGGTGTTGGTGTACCATCAGCTCCCAGTGCCCCAATGAAATGTGAAGCCTGGACCATGGATGAGCCAG GCCCAGCCTATGACCTGAGCTTCAGCGAGATCAGAAGTCACTCTCTGGTCATCCAGTGGAAGGCTCCAGTTTATACCGGAGCTAGCGCTGTGTCTGGATACTTTGTGGACATGACCAAGAAGGGCTCATCAGAGTTTGTTACTCTGAATCAGGAGGCTGTGAGCCACCGTTACCTGCAG GTGACTGGACTGGAGGAGGGTGAAACCTATGTGTTCAGAGTTCGTTCCGTCAATGCAAACGGTGTTGGAAAACCTTCCCAGCTGTCTGAGCCAGTTTGTGCCAAAGCTCTTCCAG GCACTACGGAGATCGTGGCTGGTGTGGATGAAGAGACTGGGGACATCTTCCTATCCCTTGAGGCCTGTGAGATCTGCGAGACGTCCAAGTTTGTTTGGTCAAAGAACTACAAACCCATCGGGGACTGCCCCAGGGTCAGCGTCACAGCGAAGGGCAGAAC CTCCAGACTTACTTTCACCAACCCTGATAAGGACGATCTGGGCAGATACTCTGTGGTCGTCACTGACACAGATGGAGTCTCTTCCAGCCACACTCTCACTGAGGACG CCCTGAACACCATGTTGGAGCTCAGCTACGCCATCAGGCATCCAA TTGTTCCTCTGAAACATGGTCTGAACTATGAGATCTTGGAGAAAGGTCACGTGCGTTTCTGGCTGCAGGCCGTCAAACTGTCCCCATCCGTGTCCTACAGGTTCATTGTTAATGACAAAGAAGTCACCAGTGGAGAG GGCCACAAGATCAGCCACGATGTGGCATCTGGAGTCATCCAGATGACCGTGGATCATTTCACCAGAGCCAGTGAGGGCACGTACACTGTCCAGATCCATGACGGCAAGGCCAAAACCCAGAGCTCCCTGGTCCTGGTGGGAGATG tgttCAAGGCTGCTCTGAAGGAGGCTGAGTTTCAGAGGAAGGAGCACATCAGGAAGCAAG GTCCACATTTCTCTGAGTATCTGTATTTCACTGTCACTGACGATTGCACCGTTATGCTCGCCTGCaag gTGGCCaatgtgaagaaggagactgttTTCCATTGGTACAAAGAGGATGATGAGATTGTTCCAGAATCTCCTCCTAACGTTATGTCTGGAGCCTGCGCTCTTCCCATCCCTCTG TTCTCCAGGAAGGATCAGGGTGTTTACAAAGCCACGCTCAGTGACGACAGAGGAAAGGACACATCTGTGTTTGACATCTCAGGCCAAG tgTTTGATGACATCATCAATGCCATCGCTCAGATTGCTG GTgcttctgcctctgacctggtgctgCAGTGTACTCCAGAGGGCATCAGGCTGCAGTGCTACATGAACTACTACACAGAGGAGATGAAGACTGTCTGGAAGCACAA GGAGAGTAAGATCGCCTCCTCTGAGAAGATGAGGATCGGCGGTACAGCAGAAATGGCCTGGATGCAGATCTGTGATCCGTCCGATAAGGAGAAGGGTCACTACTCCATCGAGATCTCAGACGGCGTGAAGACCCACACCCGCACGTTTGACCTTTCTGGACAAG cATACACCGATGCCTATGAGGAGTACTTAAGACTTAA GGCAGCTGCATTTGCTGAGAAGA ACCGTGGCAGAGTGGTCGGCGGTCTGCCTGACGTGGTCACTATCATGGAGGAGAAG TCCCTGAGCCTGACCTGCACTGTGTGGGGCGAACCGACCCCTGAGGTCACCTGGTTCAAGAATGAGCAGGAAGTGGCTTCAACCGAGCACACCAAGATCACGTTCGACGGTGGCAAGTTCGCCAGCCTTGTCATCAACAAAGTCACTCCCGAAGACTCCGGCAAGTACAGCATCAACGTACGGAACAAGTACGGCGGCGAGTTCGTGGAGATCACCGTCAGCGTCTACAGGCGCGGAGAGCAGATCCCCGAGCCCAAAATGGGACATCCCAAAATGGCTACACCCGCGGCCACGCCCGTGGCCACGCCTGTGCCGCCGAAGTCCCCAGCTCCCCCTTCCAAGACCCCAACCCCGACTCCTTCCAAGTCTCAGACCCCAGCGCCGTCCATGAAGAGCGCCGCCTCCACCCCAGCTTCTACCCCGGTCCCCAAGTCTCCGACCCCGAAATCACCGACCCCAACTCCGCCTCGCAGTGTCAAATCCCCAACCCCACCCAGGTTCATGAAGTCTCCGACCCCACCGAGGAAGTAA